From a single Streptomyces sp. NBC_01276 genomic region:
- a CDS encoding AAA family ATPase yields the protein MRLRCRDDVCAQLEGALTACTSGTAGLVLLEGAVGCGKTEMLLHVAETAERLGALVLRAAGSTRERDVPHGVLRQLTAGLPDDTLPAAAGGREPLTGREFIAALRTAAERTPVVLCVDDLHHTDPASLERLLDVARAVRGERLLLVLADAPHEHADSPLARTEFLRHPGFVRIPLGRLDESGTAALLEDHTGRPATAEGTAWLYGATGGNPLLLRALLSERPRSVRGPADRWPEPAPGGPFTQAALTCLHRDGADSRTLAVALAALGDDATPELTARLAGTGPTAAARAAAALEASGLTDDGRLRHPAVAAAVLDGVSRHELALLRTRAAHVLHEAGARAAAVAPHLLAASEAGAGSEEAPRGDWPVRVLREAALQDLVDDETCDRAAAYLELARTLCADEQTGWEIGLQLAAVTWRKHPAAAERHLDGPLAALRRGGLGPAAAGRLARLLVAQGRIEDAAEALERMADPRTAARTTREDPLRELFALPPATAPAGAPAAGPGSPGDHPGSPSRTGTAELRSSAALWTHPDSAGDEQAAERLLKGTPLAHATFDPIVQAVRTLVHADRPDRAVVWCRRLQTEAQPADNPGWQSVFGLVHSEALLRLGDLAGAEREASAAVDAVADRGGLFLFGPVATLVTALTAMGRYDAVARRLQMPVPEELFSSVYALNYLRARGYYYLATHRHRAALGEFLDAGRLAQRWGLDRPRQLPWRTDAAEALLRLGEHRQAERFVVEQLATSGVRSPRVRGVSLRLRAATSELRQRPKLLTRAVDELSRSGDRLELAKALADLGRALLLLGEGTRAGMVTRRAWHLAADCGALPLCEQIMPGQTGTEQRPAPVQRTEESPEAEQLSESERRVAALAAYGYTNREISAKLYVTVSTVEQHLTRAYRKLGISRRQDLPMDLQFDSLESAFPGAGVA from the coding sequence ATGAGGCTCAGGTGCAGGGACGACGTATGTGCGCAGCTCGAAGGCGCGCTGACGGCATGTACGTCCGGGACGGCGGGCCTCGTGCTCCTGGAAGGCGCGGTCGGCTGCGGGAAGACGGAGATGCTCCTGCACGTGGCCGAAACCGCCGAGCGGCTCGGCGCCCTGGTGCTGCGGGCCGCCGGTTCCACCCGGGAACGCGACGTCCCCCACGGCGTCCTGCGCCAGCTGACCGCGGGACTCCCCGACGACACCCTCCCGGCCGCGGCCGGTGGCCGGGAGCCGCTCACGGGCCGCGAGTTCATCGCGGCGCTGCGCACCGCCGCCGAGCGGACCCCCGTCGTCCTGTGCGTGGACGACCTCCACCACACCGACCCCGCGTCCCTCGAACGACTGCTGGACGTGGCCCGCGCCGTACGCGGCGAACGGCTCCTGCTGGTCCTGGCCGACGCGCCCCACGAGCACGCGGACAGCCCGCTCGCCCGCACCGAGTTCCTGCGCCACCCCGGCTTCGTCCGGATCCCGCTCGGACGGCTCGACGAGAGCGGCACCGCCGCCCTGCTGGAGGACCACACCGGCCGCCCCGCGACGGCCGAGGGCACCGCCTGGCTGTACGGCGCCACCGGCGGGAACCCGCTGCTGCTGCGCGCCCTGCTCAGCGAACGGCCCCGCTCCGTACGCGGCCCCGCCGACCGGTGGCCGGAACCCGCACCGGGCGGCCCCTTCACCCAGGCCGCGCTGACCTGCCTGCACCGCGACGGCGCGGACTCCCGCACCCTCGCCGTGGCCCTCGCCGCCCTCGGCGACGACGCCACCCCCGAACTGACGGCCCGGCTCGCCGGCACCGGCCCCACCGCGGCCGCCCGCGCGGCCGCCGCCCTGGAGGCCTCCGGGCTCACGGACGACGGGCGGCTGCGCCACCCCGCCGTCGCCGCCGCCGTCCTCGACGGCGTCTCCCGGCACGAACTCGCCCTGCTGCGCACCCGCGCCGCCCACGTCCTGCACGAGGCGGGCGCCCGGGCCGCCGCCGTCGCCCCGCACCTCCTCGCCGCCTCGGAGGCCGGAGCCGGATCCGAGGAGGCACCGCGCGGCGACTGGCCCGTCCGGGTCCTGCGCGAGGCCGCCCTCCAGGACCTGGTCGACGACGAGACCTGCGACCGGGCCGCCGCCTACCTGGAGCTCGCCCGCACCCTCTGCGCGGACGAGCAGACCGGCTGGGAGATCGGCCTCCAGCTGGCCGCGGTGACCTGGCGCAAGCACCCCGCCGCCGCCGAACGCCACCTCGACGGGCCGCTCGCGGCACTGCGCCGCGGCGGCCTCGGCCCCGCCGCGGCCGGCCGGCTCGCCCGGCTCCTCGTCGCGCAGGGCCGCATCGAGGACGCCGCCGAGGCCCTCGAACGCATGGCGGACCCGCGTACCGCCGCCCGTACCACCCGCGAGGACCCGCTGCGCGAACTCTTCGCGCTGCCCCCGGCCACGGCCCCCGCGGGCGCCCCGGCCGCCGGACCCGGCTCGCCCGGCGACCACCCGGGCAGCCCCTCCCGTACCGGCACCGCCGAACTGCGCTCCTCCGCCGCCCTGTGGACCCACCCCGACAGCGCCGGCGACGAACAGGCCGCCGAACGCCTCCTCAAGGGCACCCCGCTGGCCCACGCCACCTTCGACCCCATCGTCCAGGCCGTCCGCACCCTCGTGCACGCCGACCGCCCCGACCGGGCCGTCGTCTGGTGCCGGCGCCTGCAGACCGAGGCGCAGCCCGCCGACAACCCCGGCTGGCAGTCCGTGTTCGGGCTCGTGCACTCCGAGGCACTGCTGCGCCTGGGCGACCTCGCCGGCGCCGAGCGCGAGGCTTCCGCCGCCGTCGACGCCGTCGCCGACCGGGGCGGACTGTTCCTCTTCGGCCCCGTCGCCACCCTCGTCACCGCCCTCACCGCGATGGGCCGCTACGACGCCGTGGCGCGCCGCCTCCAGATGCCCGTCCCCGAAGAGCTCTTCTCCAGCGTCTACGCCCTCAACTACCTCAGGGCGCGCGGCTACTACTACCTGGCCACCCACCGCCACCGCGCCGCCCTCGGCGAGTTCCTCGACGCCGGCCGGCTCGCCCAGCGCTGGGGCCTGGACCGGCCGCGCCAGCTCCCCTGGCGCACCGACGCCGCCGAGGCCCTGCTGCGGCTCGGCGAGCACCGCCAGGCCGAACGCTTCGTCGTCGAGCAGCTCGCCACCTCCGGCGTGCGCAGCCCGCGCGTGCGCGGCGTCTCCCTGAGGCTGCGCGCGGCCACCTCCGAACTGCGCCAGCGCCCCAAACTGCTCACCCGGGCCGTCGACGAACTCAGCCGCTCCGGCGACCGGCTGGAACTGGCCAAGGCCCTCGCCGACCTCGGCCGCGCCCTGCTCCTGCTCGGCGAGGGCACCCGGGCCGGCATGGTCACCCGCCGGGCCTGGCACCTGGCCGCCGACTGCGGGGCCCTGCCGCTGTGCGAGCAGATCATGCCGGGCCAGACCGGGACCGAGCAGCGCCCCGCGCCCGTCCAGCGCACCGAGGAGTCCCCGGAGGCCGAGCAGCTCAGCGAGTCCGAGCGGCGGGTCGCGGCGCTGGCCGCGTACGGGTACACCAACCGGGAGATCTCCGCCAAGCTCTACGTCACCGTCAGCACCGTCGAGCAGCACCTCACCCGCGCCTACCGCAAGCTCGGCATCTCGCGCCGCCAGGACCTGCCCATGGACCTCCAGTTCGACAGCCTCGAAAGCGCCTTCCCCGGGGCGGGGGTCGCGTAG
- a CDS encoding FAD-dependent monooxygenase codes for MTAETRAVVIGGGLAGMLASAVLARHVDRVTVVERDVFPDGPELRKGVPQARHAHLLWSGGARAIESLLPGTLKELADAGAHRLYLPRDIVWFTPYGWQTRFPGSQFMITASRALLDWVVREQALKNPRIEVLQETGVTGLLGSAARVTGVRLRDAAGREGELAADFVVDTGGRPSQTLKWLPELGLPEVEEDVVDTGIAYATRVYRAPAGAETFPMVNVAAAPGTGEPGRNGALVPIEGGRWLVTLAGTRGAEPPTEDEAFIPFARGLRHPVIADLLERAEPLGPVQGSRSTVNRRRYYERLAAWPEGLLVLGDALAAFNPVYGHGMSCAALSARALDTALTRGGLGDGTADAARHAVAKVVDDPWLLATTQDICYPGTRNHAKDPRIAPRPQDAQQFADLLGTAALYDPVVNAAAMQVTSLAAPVASLESPHLVAALRKAGAAGAFSELDGPPFTPAERALLDAPEDASAPALTGA; via the coding sequence ATGACCGCAGAAACACGCGCAGTGGTAATCGGCGGCGGCCTCGCCGGGATGCTGGCGTCCGCGGTGCTCGCGCGGCACGTGGACCGCGTCACCGTGGTGGAACGGGACGTGTTCCCCGACGGGCCGGAGCTGCGCAAGGGCGTCCCCCAGGCACGGCACGCCCACCTCCTGTGGTCCGGCGGCGCCCGCGCCATCGAGTCCCTGCTGCCCGGCACCCTCAAGGAGCTGGCCGACGCGGGGGCCCACCGCCTCTACCTGCCGCGCGACATCGTCTGGTTCACCCCGTACGGCTGGCAGACCCGCTTCCCCGGCAGCCAGTTCATGATCACCGCCAGCCGCGCCCTGCTCGACTGGGTGGTCCGCGAGCAGGCGCTGAAGAACCCGCGGATCGAGGTGCTCCAGGAGACCGGAGTCACCGGCCTCCTCGGTTCCGCCGCCCGCGTCACCGGCGTCCGCCTGCGCGACGCCGCGGGCCGGGAGGGCGAGCTCGCCGCCGACTTCGTCGTCGACACCGGCGGCCGCCCCTCCCAGACCCTCAAGTGGCTTCCCGAGCTGGGCCTGCCGGAGGTCGAGGAGGACGTCGTCGACACCGGCATCGCCTACGCCACCCGCGTCTACCGGGCCCCCGCCGGCGCGGAGACCTTCCCCATGGTCAACGTCGCCGCCGCCCCCGGCACCGGCGAGCCCGGCCGCAACGGCGCCCTCGTCCCCATCGAGGGCGGCCGCTGGCTGGTCACCCTCGCGGGCACCCGCGGCGCCGAGCCGCCCACCGAGGACGAGGCGTTCATTCCCTTCGCGCGCGGCCTGCGCCACCCGGTCATCGCCGACCTGCTGGAACGCGCCGAACCCCTCGGCCCGGTCCAGGGATCCCGCTCCACCGTCAACCGCCGCCGCTACTACGAGCGCCTCGCCGCCTGGCCCGAGGGCCTCCTGGTGCTCGGCGACGCCCTCGCCGCCTTCAACCCCGTCTACGGACACGGCATGAGCTGCGCCGCCCTCAGCGCCCGCGCCCTGGACACCGCGCTGACCCGCGGCGGCCTGGGCGACGGCACCGCCGACGCCGCCCGGCACGCCGTCGCCAAGGTCGTCGACGACCCGTGGCTGCTCGCCACCACCCAGGACATCTGCTACCCCGGCACCCGCAACCACGCCAAGGACCCTCGGATCGCCCCGCGCCCGCAGGACGCCCAGCAGTTCGCCGACCTGCTCGGCACCGCCGCCCTCTACGACCCCGTGGTCAACGCGGCGGCCATGCAGGTCACCTCGCTCGCCGCGCCCGTGGCCAGCCTGGAGTCCCCGCACCTGGTCGCCGCCCTGCGCAAGGCCGGCGCGGCCGGCGCCTTCAGCGAACTCGACGGCCCTCCGTTCACCCCGGCCGAGCGGGCCCTCCTCGACGCCCCCGAGGACGCGTCCGCCCCGGCCCTCACCGGCGCCTGA
- a CDS encoding nuclear transport factor 2 family protein, translating to MLDEAALKDLILEHTRRVNAGDVEGLLKLYSPDVRFEDPVGAGAQQGHAALRAHATGAVTGNTVEVPGPPVAAQDGRHAAVPVAATMDYLPLGPILTRHGVLPVPADPARQRMLFRFVMVIRAGDDGLIEDMKAYWGASDVSLVDAA from the coding sequence ATGCTGGACGAGGCGGCGCTGAAGGACCTGATCCTGGAACACACGCGCCGGGTCAACGCGGGGGACGTCGAGGGGCTGCTGAAGCTGTACTCGCCGGACGTCCGCTTCGAGGACCCCGTGGGCGCCGGGGCGCAGCAGGGCCACGCGGCGCTGCGCGCGCACGCGACCGGTGCGGTGACCGGCAACACGGTGGAGGTGCCGGGTCCGCCGGTGGCGGCCCAGGACGGGCGTCACGCCGCCGTTCCGGTCGCCGCCACGATGGACTACCTGCCGCTCGGGCCGATCCTGACGCGGCACGGCGTACTGCCGGTTCCGGCCGATCCCGCGCGGCAGCGGATGCTGTTCCGCTTCGTGATGGTGATCCGGGCCGGGGACGACGGGCTCATCGAGGACATGAAGGCCTACTGGGGGGCGAGCGACGTCTCCCTCGTCGACGCGGCTTAG
- a CDS encoding nuclear transport factor 2 family protein — protein sequence MLDEATRKELALEHCRRMSSGNVDHMLELYTKDVRFEDPVGSVPMIGHDALRVHFQRAAEAKTVDVAGVPVAAQDGLHVAIPVSVYMNYLPLGPALTKHGYLDKPADPFRKRIKFALTSIFRTGSHGLIEAVWVYWGKSDLSLLDPGQE from the coding sequence ATGCTGGACGAGGCGACCCGCAAGGAACTGGCGCTGGAGCACTGCCGTCGCATGAGCAGCGGCAACGTGGACCACATGCTGGAGCTCTACACGAAGGACGTACGGTTCGAGGACCCGGTCGGTTCGGTTCCCATGATCGGGCACGACGCATTGCGCGTGCATTTCCAGCGGGCCGCGGAAGCGAAAACGGTGGACGTCGCCGGTGTTCCGGTGGCCGCACAGGACGGTCTGCACGTGGCCATTCCGGTGTCGGTGTACATGAATTACCTTCCGCTGGGTCCCGCGCTGACGAAGCACGGTTATCTGGACAAGCCCGCGGACCCGTTCCGCAAGCGCATCAAATTCGCGCTCACGAGCATCTTCCGGACCGGTTCGCACGGTCTGATCGAAGCGGTGTGGGTGTACTGGGGGAAGTCGGACCTGTCCCTGCTCGACCCCGGGCAGGAGTGA
- a CDS encoding anibiotic ABC transporter translates to MSEYANTQPLLKLALRRDRIQLAVWLYGTAALAYSAASSVGKTYADEAARTDAVKLLTDNPALLLTRGAPVGTSEGALAMVQVLTFLCVLAGLMNTFAVVRHTRQNEESGRAELVGAAPVGRQAGLAAALLLALQANVGLFIFLGIVLPLAGLPIGSSLVAAAAVAATGLAFAGVAAITAQLAGTSRGANSLAGAVIAVAFLVRGIADAGGEVQASGTVVESSWLSWLSPIGWAQQAGPFGEDRWWVLVLPLLFAAVTAAVAVRLSARRDLGAGVFEDRPGPAAAAPGLLGAYGLARRLHRGSLIGWAVGVAVLGAVIGGMGKSAGDALKDNADLTETLGKIGGGGGAPVDTFFASMMVMVGAITAGFVVQALLRLRAEETSGRLESLLATAVGRGRWVASHVVVAVAGSLVLLLVAGLAAGLTYGAAAGDVGAGVADLTGAALVQAPAVLVLAGVVVLVFGLAPGASSGAAWGALALCLVVGQLGALLKLPQAVRDVSPFSHLPALPAVDVRVLPLLLLTAVAVLLLWAGTALFGRRDLAA, encoded by the coding sequence ATGAGCGAGTACGCGAACACCCAGCCGCTGCTCAAGCTCGCGCTGCGCCGGGACCGCATCCAGCTGGCCGTCTGGCTCTACGGCACCGCGGCGCTCGCCTACAGCGCGGCGAGCAGCGTCGGCAAGACCTACGCCGACGAGGCCGCCCGCACCGACGCGGTCAAGCTGCTCACCGACAACCCGGCCCTGCTGCTCACCCGCGGCGCGCCCGTCGGCACCAGCGAGGGCGCGCTGGCCATGGTCCAGGTCCTGACGTTCCTGTGCGTCCTGGCCGGTCTGATGAACACCTTCGCCGTCGTGCGGCACACCCGCCAGAACGAGGAGAGCGGCCGCGCCGAACTCGTCGGGGCGGCTCCCGTGGGCCGCCAGGCGGGCCTCGCCGCGGCCCTGCTGCTGGCCCTCCAGGCCAACGTGGGGCTGTTCATCTTCCTCGGCATCGTGCTGCCGCTGGCCGGGCTGCCCATCGGCAGCTCGCTCGTGGCCGCCGCGGCCGTCGCCGCGACCGGACTCGCCTTCGCGGGCGTGGCCGCCATCACCGCCCAGCTGGCCGGTACCTCGCGGGGCGCCAACTCGCTGGCCGGCGCGGTGATCGCCGTCGCCTTCCTGGTCCGCGGCATCGCCGACGCGGGCGGAGAGGTCCAGGCGTCGGGCACCGTCGTGGAGAGCTCCTGGCTGTCCTGGCTGTCCCCGATCGGCTGGGCCCAGCAGGCCGGCCCGTTCGGCGAGGACCGGTGGTGGGTCCTCGTGCTCCCGCTGCTGTTCGCCGCCGTCACCGCGGCCGTCGCCGTACGCCTCTCCGCGCGCCGCGACCTCGGCGCCGGCGTGTTCGAGGACCGTCCGGGCCCGGCCGCCGCCGCTCCCGGGCTGCTCGGCGCGTACGGGCTGGCCCGGCGCCTGCACCGCGGCTCGCTGATCGGCTGGGCCGTCGGCGTCGCCGTGCTCGGGGCGGTGATCGGCGGCATGGGCAAGTCCGCCGGGGACGCCCTGAAGGACAACGCCGACCTCACCGAGACCCTCGGCAAGATCGGCGGCGGGGGCGGTGCCCCCGTGGACACCTTCTTCGCGTCGATGATGGTCATGGTCGGGGCGATCACGGCCGGCTTCGTCGTCCAGGCGCTGCTGCGGCTGCGCGCCGAGGAGACCTCCGGCCGGCTGGAGTCCCTGCTGGCCACCGCCGTCGGGCGGGGCCGCTGGGTGGCGAGCCACGTGGTCGTCGCCGTCGCGGGCTCGCTGGTCCTGCTGCTCGTCGCCGGACTGGCCGCGGGCCTCACCTACGGGGCCGCGGCGGGCGACGTCGGCGCGGGCGTGGCCGACCTGACCGGGGCGGCGCTGGTCCAGGCCCCCGCGGTGCTGGTCCTCGCCGGTGTCGTGGTGCTGGTGTTCGGCCTCGCGCCGGGCGCCTCCTCCGGCGCCGCGTGGGGCGCGCTCGCCCTCTGCCTGGTCGTCGGACAGCTCGGCGCCCTGCTGAAGCTGCCCCAGGCGGTGCGCGACGTCTCCCCGTTCAGCCACCTGCCGGCGCTGCCCGCGGTGGACGTACGGGTACTGCCGCTGCTGCTGCTGACCGCCGTGGCCGTGCTGCTCCTGTGGGCGGGCACCGCCCTGTTCGGGCGGCGCGACCTGGCCGCCTGA
- a CDS encoding ABC transporter ATP-binding protein: protein MAPSENAIAATGLIKNFGKFRALDGLDLTVRTGEVHGFLGPNGAGKSTTIRALLGLLRLDGGQASLLGKDPWADAVDIHRRLAYVPGDVSLWRNLSGGEAIDTLGALRGGIDQDRRNELVERFQLDPTKKCRTYSKGNRQKVALVAAFASDAELLILDEPTSGLDPLMEAVFQDSVKEVKRQGRTVLLSSHILGEVEALCDRVSIIRKGRTVETGTLTELRHLTRTALSVESERAVTGVEALAGVHNVRAEGHHVRFDVDNGNLDTVLSHVASFGVRALTSTPPTLEELFLRHYGDHVEEGGEQPSGRRAKAGAGAR from the coding sequence GTGGCACCGAGCGAGAACGCGATCGCCGCAACAGGACTGATCAAGAACTTCGGGAAGTTCCGGGCACTCGACGGACTCGACCTGACCGTACGCACGGGCGAGGTGCACGGCTTCCTCGGCCCCAACGGGGCCGGCAAGTCCACCACCATCCGGGCCCTGCTGGGCCTGCTCAGGCTGGACGGCGGACAGGCCTCCCTGCTCGGCAAGGACCCCTGGGCCGACGCGGTGGACATCCACCGCCGGCTCGCCTACGTCCCCGGCGACGTGAGCCTGTGGCGCAACCTCTCCGGCGGCGAGGCCATCGACACCCTCGGCGCCCTGCGCGGAGGCATCGACCAGGACCGCCGGAACGAGCTGGTCGAACGCTTCCAGCTCGACCCGACCAAGAAGTGCCGCACCTACTCCAAGGGCAACCGGCAGAAGGTCGCCCTCGTGGCCGCCTTCGCCTCCGACGCCGAACTCCTCATCCTCGACGAGCCCACCAGCGGCCTCGACCCGCTGATGGAGGCCGTCTTCCAGGACAGCGTCAAGGAGGTCAAGCGGCAGGGCCGCACCGTCCTGCTCTCCAGCCACATCCTCGGCGAGGTCGAGGCCCTGTGCGACCGCGTCAGCATCATCCGCAAGGGCCGCACCGTCGAGACGGGCACCCTCACCGAGCTGCGCCACCTCACCCGCACCGCCCTCTCCGTCGAGTCCGAGCGCGCCGTCACCGGCGTCGAGGCGCTCGCGGGCGTCCACAACGTGCGCGCCGAGGGCCACCACGTCCGCTTCGACGTGGACAACGGCAACCTCGACACCGTGCTCTCGCACGTGGCCTCCTTCGGCGTCCGCGCGCTCACCAGCACCCCGCCCACCCTCGAAGAGCTCTTCCTGCGCCACTACGGCGACCACGTCGAGGAAGGCGGCGAGCAGCCGAGCGGACGGCGCGCCAAGGCGGGAGCGGGCGCGCGATGA
- a CDS encoding cytochrome P450, whose translation MSTVTIDPRMITALRNFPFTPIRGLDIEPVLADLRREEPVSRITLPYGGDAWLVTRYEDVRAALADQRLSRAAVVNKDVPRRQKMLVGPEGIMYMDPPDHSRLRRLLTKAFTKRRVEQLRPRVEEIAAELAGNLASQGSPADLVAHYSWPLPTRVICELLGVPYEDREVFRRGADALMQGDTLPHAEFTSRVNELCFYIMDLIARRRTSPSDDMLSALIQARDEGDRLTEQELVSLTVVLLAGGHETTANQITNFVYTLLRHPAQLALLRERPELLPRAVDELMRYIPLGTGHHAAMIATEELEIGGTTIAEGEAVYVHIHSANHDATAFADPERLDLTREDNHHMGFGHGVHFCVGAQLARMELGVAVKALVDRFPTLELGIEDDAIAWRASLLVRGPLELPVRW comes from the coding sequence ATGTCTACCGTCACCATCGACCCCCGGATGATCACCGCGCTGCGGAATTTCCCCTTCACCCCCATCCGCGGCCTCGACATCGAGCCGGTCCTCGCCGACCTCCGCCGGGAGGAACCGGTCAGCCGCATCACCCTTCCCTACGGCGGCGACGCCTGGCTCGTGACCAGGTACGAGGACGTCCGGGCCGCCCTCGCGGACCAGAGACTGAGCCGCGCGGCCGTGGTGAACAAGGACGTACCGCGCCGCCAGAAGATGCTCGTGGGCCCCGAGGGCATCATGTACATGGACCCGCCGGACCACTCGCGCCTGCGCCGCCTGCTGACCAAGGCGTTCACCAAGCGGCGCGTCGAGCAACTGCGTCCGCGCGTCGAGGAGATCGCCGCGGAACTGGCCGGAAACCTCGCGTCCCAGGGGTCCCCCGCCGACCTGGTGGCGCACTACTCGTGGCCGCTGCCGACCCGGGTCATCTGCGAGCTGCTGGGCGTCCCGTACGAGGACCGGGAGGTGTTCCGGCGCGGCGCGGACGCGCTGATGCAGGGCGACACCCTGCCGCACGCCGAATTCACCTCGCGCGTCAACGAGTTGTGCTTCTACATCATGGACCTGATCGCGCGTCGCCGGACCAGTCCCTCGGACGACATGCTCAGCGCCCTGATCCAGGCCCGGGACGAGGGCGACCGGCTCACCGAGCAGGAGCTGGTCTCGCTGACGGTGGTGCTGCTGGCCGGCGGCCACGAGACCACCGCCAACCAGATCACCAACTTCGTGTATACGCTGCTGCGCCACCCGGCCCAGCTGGCGCTGCTGCGCGAGCGGCCCGAGCTGCTGCCGCGGGCCGTGGACGAGCTGATGCGCTACATCCCGCTCGGCACCGGCCACCACGCGGCGATGATCGCCACGGAGGAGCTGGAGATCGGCGGCACCACGATCGCCGAGGGCGAGGCCGTGTACGTCCACATCCACTCGGCCAACCACGACGCGACGGCCTTCGCCGACCCGGAGCGGCTCGACCTGACCCGTGAGGACAACCACCACATGGGCTTCGGGCACGGGGTCCACTTCTGCGTGGGGGCCCAGCTGGCGCGCATGGAGCTCGGGGTGGCCGTCAAGGCCCTGGTGGACCGCTTCCCCACCCTGGAGCTGGGGATCGAGGACGACGCCATCGCCTGGCGGGCCAGCCTGCTGGTGCGCGGGCCCCTGGAACTGCCGGTCCGCTGGTGA
- a CDS encoding ferredoxin, giving the protein MTTETLEKTRWQISVDRAACTGTGMCVHAAPAYFRLVEGRAEALCGTADADAGLLDAALNCPVEAIRLTEVATGTVIAPEL; this is encoded by the coding sequence ATGACGACCGAGACCCTGGAGAAGACGCGCTGGCAGATCAGCGTGGACCGGGCGGCGTGTACGGGCACGGGCATGTGCGTGCACGCGGCGCCGGCGTACTTCCGGCTGGTGGAGGGCCGCGCCGAGGCCCTGTGCGGGACCGCGGACGCCGACGCGGGGCTGCTGGACGCGGCCCTGAACTGCCCGGTGGAGGCCATCCGCCTCACCGAGGTGGCGACCGGAACGGTGATCGCCCCGGAGCTGTGA
- a CDS encoding class I SAM-dependent methyltransferase, which translates to MQTKVQFSAATRNLLVALYSRAHDAKSGRPILNDRLAVRAVESIEDYDELKVQLKMRDDDAISLAIRGKEVDRWVQDFLIRNPRSVVLHLGAGLDGRVFRIEPSDDVEWYDLDLPEIAQIYRDLFPERDHHHVIGASALDPDWLDSIPSDRPVLVVAEGVLVYFTEDQVRDLITRIVGRFPKGELLFDAYTPFSVKAMNKHWTVKATGQRFIWGLEDPKTLEQWDPRIEHKLEWTFTDSPYVSHMPWTSRIMCKIMNAIPVLRKYNRVMRYTF; encoded by the coding sequence ATGCAGACCAAGGTGCAGTTCAGCGCGGCGACGAGAAACCTCCTCGTCGCCCTCTACTCCCGGGCCCATGACGCCAAGTCGGGACGCCCGATCCTCAACGACCGCCTCGCGGTCCGGGCGGTCGAGTCCATCGAGGACTACGACGAGCTGAAGGTCCAGCTCAAGATGCGCGACGACGACGCGATCTCCCTCGCCATCCGCGGCAAGGAGGTGGACCGCTGGGTGCAGGACTTCCTCATCCGCAACCCGCGCTCCGTCGTCCTCCACCTCGGCGCCGGCCTCGACGGCCGCGTCTTCCGCATCGAGCCCTCCGACGACGTCGAGTGGTACGACCTGGACCTGCCGGAGATCGCGCAGATCTACCGCGACCTGTTCCCGGAGCGCGACCACCACCACGTCATCGGCGCCTCGGCCCTCGACCCCGACTGGCTGGACTCGATCCCCTCCGACCGCCCGGTGCTCGTCGTCGCCGAGGGCGTCCTCGTGTACTTCACCGAGGACCAGGTCCGTGACCTCATCACCCGGATCGTCGGCCGCTTCCCCAAGGGCGAGCTGCTGTTCGACGCCTACACCCCGTTCTCGGTGAAGGCGATGAACAAGCACTGGACGGTCAAGGCGACCGGCCAGCGCTTCATCTGGGGCCTGGAGGACCCGAAGACGCTGGAGCAGTGGGACCCGCGGATCGAGCACAAGCTGGAGTGGACCTTCACCGACTCCCCGTACGTGTCGCACATGCCGTGGACCTCCCGGATCATGTGCAAGATCATGAACGCGATCCCGGTGCTGCGGAAGTACAACCGCGTGATGCGCTACACCTTCTGA
- a CDS encoding alpha/beta fold hydrolase encodes MSTPDEHSDLWIRRFHPAPEAHHRLVLLPHAGGSASFFFSLSKELAGHAEVLAVQYPGRQDRRAEPPLDDVAALVEQIHRALQPWTDKPLVLFGHSMGAVLSFELARRFEREGAPLLGLIASGRRSPTVRREENVHTRGDDALIAEIRALSGTDAGLLADEELLRMVLPAIRSDYKAIETYRYRPDGPGPALNCPISVLTGESDPRVSVPEAAEWRELTGGAFGLRTFPGGHFYLTPQQAGVTRAVVEDLAAFTSVPAGR; translated from the coding sequence ATGAGCACCCCCGACGAGCACAGCGACCTGTGGATCCGGCGATTCCACCCCGCGCCGGAAGCGCACCACCGCCTGGTGCTGCTGCCGCACGCCGGTGGCAGCGCCTCCTTCTTCTTCTCCCTCTCCAAGGAGCTGGCCGGGCACGCCGAGGTACTGGCGGTGCAGTACCCCGGCCGCCAGGACCGCCGCGCCGAACCGCCCCTGGACGACGTGGCCGCGCTGGTGGAGCAGATCCACCGCGCGCTCCAGCCCTGGACCGACAAGCCGCTGGTGCTGTTCGGGCACAGCATGGGAGCGGTGCTCTCCTTCGAACTCGCGCGGAGGTTCGAGCGCGAGGGGGCTCCGCTGCTCGGCCTGATCGCCTCCGGCCGGCGCTCCCCGACCGTCCGCCGCGAGGAGAACGTCCACACGCGCGGCGACGACGCGCTGATCGCCGAGATCCGGGCCCTGAGCGGCACCGACGCGGGCCTGCTCGCCGACGAGGAGCTGCTGCGCATGGTGCTCCCGGCGATCCGCAGCGACTACAAGGCCATCGAGACCTACCGCTACCGCCCGGACGGTCCCGGACCGGCCCTGAACTGCCCGATCAGCGTGCTCACCGGCGAGTCCGACCCGCGCGTCAGCGTCCCCGAGGCGGCGGAGTGGCGGGAGCTGACCGGCGGCGCGTTCGGCCTGCGCACCTTCCCCGGCGGGCACTTCTACCTCACCCCGCAGCAGGCCGGCGTGACCCGGGCGGTCGTCGAGGACCTCGCGGCCTTCACCTCGGTGCCCGCGGGGCGCTGA